The following proteins are encoded in a genomic region of Magnolia sinica isolate HGM2019 chromosome 1, MsV1, whole genome shotgun sequence:
- the LOC131236826 gene encoding uncharacterized protein LOC131236826: protein MSSTSRAWIVAASVGAVEALKDQGICRWNYAFRSLHQQAKKSIGSYAQAKGLSPSVDSSLVTKSGDGVEKTKQSEESLRKVMYLSCWGPN, encoded by the coding sequence ATGAGTTCGACGAGCAGAGCATGGATCGTCGCTGCAAGCGTGGGAGCGGTTGAAGCTCTTAAAGATCAAGGCATTTGTAGATGGAATTACGCTTTCAGATCTCTACATCAGCAAGCAAAGAAGAGCATCGGATCGTATGCACAGGCCAAGGGACTCTCTCCTTCTGTAGATTCCTCTCTCGTAACAAAGAGTGGAGATGGAGTCGAGAAAACGAAGCAGTCGGAAGAGTCACTGAGGAAAGTAATGTATTTGAGCTGTTGGGG